The nucleotide sequence ACTGCCCCCCAGCCGTTTTAGAAGAAGGGTGGAGACTTCTCTCCCAATCTTTTCACAAGGTTGTGCAACTGCATAATGACAGAGCTTGAGTAAGGGAGCATAGCTGAGATAGTCAAAACTTGCAAAAACAAGTTGCTCCAGCTGATGAGGGGAGAGCATTTCTAATGCTTGGATGGTTGCCCCCAGATGCAGGGAATCATTGGCAATAAAAAAGGCTTCTGGATAATCTACTTCACGAAGTGCTTGCCTGATGAGATACCTCCCAGAGGCCTGGGTCATTGCATCCTGATGATAGACGAATCGATTTTCGACGGTCAGACCCTGTTCCTTCATTGCCTCCAAATATCCGTACAATCGTTCATGTGCCGTATGGATACTGAGATCTCCACCAATATACCCGATTCGTTTATATCCTTCATGCTTGAGCGCCTTGATCATCTGACGAACTCCATATCGACTGTCTGTTTCCACGAAATCAACCTTGAGTCCTTCAATACATCGGTCGACCATGACCAAGGGAATCCTTGAAAGCGCGGTTGTCTGGAAGTGCCGGCCATCTGCCCCTGCGGGCATCACCACAATTCCATCCACATTACGCTCAATGAATATTTGGAGCTTCCGTTTTTCTTCTTCCACTGAATCGTTGGAAGAGGTGATGATCAGTGAATACCCGTGGGGAGCCAAGCAACGTTCCATTGCCTCGACAACTTCCATAAAAAAGATATTGGAGAGTTCTGGGGCGATTATGCCAATTGTCTTAGTATGACGAAACTTGAGAGAACGTGCCACCTCATTACGGTTATAGCCAAGCGTTTCCATGGCGTCCAATACTTTCTTTTGTGTGTGTATGTTCACAGAATCCCCATGGTTGAGGACACGAGATACTGTAGCGATAGACACACTCGCTGCTTTTGCAACATCTTTGATGGTAGGGGATGCCATGATGGTCTCCTCAGAATAAGGGGTCAGCCGGTACATATGCCGGTGACCCCCCAAACTTGTGAGATGCAATCTCTATTCAACGGATCATCAATCGTAGATCAAACCCTTGATGTCTGCATCATCCATGTTCTGGTAGTTGTAGAACTTTGCACCGGTGTCGACATCAGCAACAGGTTCACCCTTGTAGGCTTTGTATGCCAGTTCGACTGCTTTGTATCCAATCTGATAGGGGTCTTGGGTAATGGACCCAAGGAAGTATTGCTGGCGAACCGCATTCTTCTGTGCAGCGCCTGCATCATATCCGATAACCACAACATCCTTGAATGCAGAATTGCTCTTCAAGGTTGCTCCATCATTGGTTGCAGCTAGAAGACCCTTGACCGTTGCTTCGTTGGAGCAGAAGATTCCCAGAACATTGTCACTGGCTACCTTGTTCAGCATTGCCTGCGCTGCGTTGGTTGCATCAGTCATTGCGGCAGAAGCGGGGACTATCATCTCAATGAAGACTTTTCTTCCCTTTGTTGGGCTGTCTGCGGCAATGTAGGCAGTGTTTCCGATTACTGCAATATCACTCTTGCCAAGTGAAGTGTTCTCGTCTATCAGCTTGATCATGGTGTCTCTAAAGCCCTTTCCACGGCTAAGCAGCGATTCACCTGAAGCGTCCTGATTCATGACGACAATCTTGACGGGCTTGGCGATTGAAGCAGCTTCAATTTTGCCTTTGATTACTTCAAACATCTTCTGGGCAGCCATACCTGCTGCGGCATAGTTGTTGGTTGATGCATTTGCCCAAATTGATCCTGCTGGAGCTTCCGGTACACCAGAGTCAAATCCGATGACGGGAATACCTTGGCTCTTGGTCTGTTGGAGCTGGTCAAGTACGCTGCTGGTATTCAATGCCGCCAAGGCGATTGCAACAGGGTTCTTCGCCATTGCATTGTTGAGCATTTCAACCTGGATTTGTACATCACTTTCTGAAGGAGGTCCTTCAAAGGTAATATCAACCCCATAATCTGCAGCAGCCGCATTGGCACCCAGTTTCACTTGCTGCCAGAAATCGTGTTGTTCTCCTTTTGAAACAACAGCGATATAAGGCTTTTGTTCCTTTACTCCTTCTGCAAACAGAACAGTGGAAGTAAGCAACACTAGAACCATTAGAACGACTAAGGTCTTCTTCATACTAATCCTCCTGTTTTCTACCGGATCCAATAATCCGGATTTGCTATATACAACGGATATATTCCGTTATCTCTTTACGAATTCCTTTTCCTTCTTGCGTAGCTCGGCTCTCTGTGCCTTTTCTTCCCGTCTCAGCGCACGGTATCGGGCACGCATCTCCAGACGAAGCTCTGTAAGTTTTTTCTCTCCTTCTGTTTTGGCTGCAGGATCAGCAGAGGACAATTCTGCCTTCAGTTGAGACATCTTCAGCTGCATTTCCTCCTTGTACCTGTCAGACTCGGAGAGAATGCGAACCTCTGAGGATTTTTTCGTTCGATAGATATCGAGCATGACAGCGCCAAGGACAACCACACCAGTAAAGAACGTCTGGTATTGTGACTGTAGGTCCATCGATGGCAGCCCAGCGCGTAATACACTCATGATATATACACCAATCATTGTCCCAAAAACTGAACCTGCACCCCCGCTAAGACTGGTTCCCCCGATAACGGTTCCTGCGATAGCATACAATTCAAAACCCTGGCCTTGGGCAGGCATAACGGTGGTGTATACTGCGGCAAAAGCAATACCGCCGATACCGGCTAGGAAGCCGCTGATCACATAGGCCATCATCTCCCATTTAGCAACATCAATACCGCTAAGACGCGCTGCTTCCTTGTTAGAACCAACAGCAAAAATATATCGTCCCATCTTAGTTCTAGTAAGAATGATATAAGCAATGAATGCTGTGCCGAAGAGTACGATAGCACCGGTGGGGTAGGATGTATTATCCTCAGCGATAAACTTGAAGATTCCCTTGAACCAACTATCTTCTGCCCCACGAGCCGGGAAGGTAGCACTACGCACATTCGATACAATGGATCCGGTACCTAAGCTGATCATCATGGTACCCAGAGTAGCGATGAAAGGCGGCAACTTCAGCCGGCTTACCATGATGCCATTGAAAAGCCCAAAGGATGTTGCAACCACAATGATGAGGATCAATGAAATCCACATGGGCCATCCCCATGTCTTGTATGCTGTTCCGCCGATGATTGTCGCTGCCATCATCACTGTGCCACACGAGAGATCAATCCCACCGGTAATGATGACAAAAGTAACACCGATGGCCAGGAACCCAATATAGTAGGAAGAGTCAAGGATGTTTACCAATGTTGTATAGGAGAAGAAGTTCCTGCCAAAGAGCGCAAAGAACGCGTAGATGATAACGAGAGCCAGTGGTGCAAGCAACTTTTGGAGATTCAATCCTTTCTTTTTTTTCAACTCAAGCATATCTTTCGTTTTCATCTAGGGTTACTCCTATCCATGTTGTGTAGCCAATTCCATGATCTTTTCCTGGGTTGCCTCTTCTATTGGAAGGAAGCCTGTGAGTTTTCCTTCACACATTACAGCAATTCGGTCACTCATTCTCAGAATCTCATTCAGTTCACTGCTGATCATGATGATAGACTTACCTTCTTTGACGAGTTCATTCATCAGGTGATAGATTTCACTCTTTGCCCCTACATCAATCCCTCGCGTTGGTTCATCGAAGATGAGGATGGAACAGTTTTTGATCAGCCACTTTGCGATAACCACTTTCTGCTGGTTGCCCCCAGAAAGATTTTGTACGAGCTGGTCCAGTGAAGGTGTCTTTACATTGAGTTTCTCTACATTCTCTGCAGCAATCTGATGTAGTTTGGAGCGAGGAAGAAAGAGGTTAGGGCAGAGGTCTTCGTACGAAGCCATGATGGCATTGGATTCAACAGAGAGCTTGATTGCCAGGCCAAAACGTTTTCGATCTTCTGATAGGTATCCAATGCCATTGAGTACAGCATCCTCTGGACTTTCAATGAGTGTCTTCTTTCCATTGATATAGATCGAACCAGAGGCTTTATCAGCACCAAAGAGAGCACGCATTGTCTCAGTCCTGCCCGCCCCCATGAGTCCAGAAAATCCAAGGATCTCTCCCTTATGCAACTCAAACGAGATGTTCTTTACAAGTTTGCCTGCTTTAAGATTATCAACCTTCAGGACTACTGGTGCATTATCGGGAACATTGCTTTTTGCTTTAGGCTGTTCATAGATGACTCGTCCAACCATCATATTGATCATCTCATCCTTGCTTAACTCCTTGGTCAGCTTGGTGCCCACATATTCCCCGTCCCTGAGAACGGTAACCCGGTCTGTGATGATGCCGATTTCATCAAGACGGTGACTGATGTAGATCATGCCAACGCCTTTCTTTGCCAAATCTTTCATGATGGTAAACAAGTCCTTGATCTCTCTGTCGGTCAAGGCGGCAGTAGGTTCGTCAAAGATGAGAATCTTGAGATTATGGGAAACAGCCTTTGCAATCTCAACCATCTGTTGCTTGCCAACGGTGAGATCTCGTACCTTTTCTTCTGGGTCTATGGACATATTCAGATGAGCGAATAACTCTCTGGCTCTCTTGTTTTGTGCTTTCTCATCCAAAAACAACCCGCCGTGTTTGGTAGCCTCACGCCCGATATAGAGATTTTGTGCTACGGTGAGATGCTCCATCATATTCAGCTCTTGATGCACAATCGCTATTCCTGCATCCAATGCTTCCTTTGGGCCTTGAGGATTAAACAGCTTACCCATGTAATGGATCTCACCTGAGTCTTTTGGGAATATTCCAGTGAGGGCTTTCATCAGTGTTGATTTACCAGCCCCGTTTTCACCGACGATTGCATGAATTTCGCCTTCATACAAATCAAAATCCACACCTTTGAGTGCATGTACGCCGGCGAATCGCTTATCAATAGCTTTCATGGACAGGATTACGTTACTCACTCCGCATCTCCTTGTACAACTGTATTATTCGCATGACAATCCATATCTGTCAAGAAAAATTTGTAAACGTTTACAATTAAATCAGTTATTGCATATACACTGATACTTACCGTCATATGATTGATACTATGACAAAATTGTGCATGATAGATGCATTGGTATTTTCAGAAATGTTTGGAAAACAATTTTCTGATACCCCTGTATGAATGCTACAAGGTAGAGACGACCAAAGAGTTGTGTTTTATCTTGGTGCTTACAAAGAATGTGCATACATTGTGTTCTCAATGCGAGAACACAATGTAAATGTTTATACTAATAATCTTCTTCGTTTCCATATATAAGATCATAACGAGAACCGGATACCTTATAGATAGATTCAAGATCTTTCATCAAAAAACCAGGATCCCATTCCGAGTATGAGTAATGTGCACATGTACCGCAGGATGAAGACAATACCCGTGGTACAGGTGCGAGTCTGCAGGGAATCTTGTGGATCCTCGCATGCTTGAGAAACTGTACTGCCCCATATTGGCTAAAGAATGTTGCGATAAACTGGTTCATTGCTTCTGCAATTCCAACATCCAGCCATAATCTGTCTCGGTAATACTTACTTGGTATTTCATAACCTTTGCAAATCTGCATACATTTTCCTTAGCTGCAATATTGTCTACCAGAATCTTCATATGCATGATTTTTGCATCAACGGCTTTCTTTGTTTCAATTACAGGTTGGGGACATGAGAGTCCTCGAGCATCAATTTCCATGTGCTGCCTCCTTCTTGTTTTTCTTGTAAATGATAGTCAATGCGATGATGGTGATTACAACAAATCCCATGATGGTTGCAACTTGGCCCCCGATGGTGGGTCCTTTGGGAGAAGAAGCCAGAGAAAAGTTGTGCGAGAATGCAGCACCTGCAAGCATACCCAATACACTCATTGCACTGTCACTGTTTCCTTCCCCCGCTAAGATTGTTTGTCTGAGCGGACATCCTCCAAGCAATACCGAACCATATCCTACCAATGCCATACCAAGGAAATTCCACAGCCAGTTTGTATGTGCAACGCTTTGGCCCTCAAACCCCAGCATGAAATTACCAGTCACCAAATTCATGATCAAGGCTGCTACGAAAACCATGACCAACCCAGTAAGCAGGGTGAAATCCCTAAAGAGGAAGACATCTCTGATTCCTCCCGCCATACAAAAACGATTGCGTTGTGCAAGAGCTCCAACAGCTAGTCCTCCAATCAGAGAGAACAGTATGGGAGCATGAAGGCTGCCAGGGCCTGAAGTGCTGAATTTCAAAAGAGAAGGGATGAATAGCAGTATGAACAATAGTGCAAGGAACATCCCACTGATTGTTCCTCCTTCAATGGTTGATTGCTTATAGCTAATTCCGAGAGTAAATCCCCTATTGAGCAACACAGAACCTGCTATAATGCCGGCAATGAAGCCAAAGAGTGCAATCAGTGCGTTCAGATCCCCTCCGGCAAGACGTAGTACCATCCTGAAAGGACAACCCAGGAACACCAAAGCACCAATCATAACAAAGAATGAGATGACAAAACGAAAAACCGGGCTTGAGCCCCCTCTTGGCTTGAACTCTTTTCTTACAACACTGATGAGCATGGAACCCAAGAGTAGTCCGATGATTTCAGGCCGTGCATACTGCACCACCGAGGCACTATGCAGTGATACAGCCCCTGCAATATCCCGATAGAAACAGGCAATACAGAACCCCATGTTCGCAGGGTTGCCAAGCAACACCAAAACAACTGAGATCACACCTGTGATTGTACCGGCAATCATCAGGGATTTCTTTTCTTTTGAAATATTCATACTTCCTCCATACAGCGTTGATTATAACCGTTATATTTATGAAAATACAATGGTTATTTTTAGATTGTTGTGATACGCTTAACCCATGCAAACCATTTACCTTGATAACGGAGCTACTTCTTGGCCCAAAGCTCCCAACGTTGCTCAAGCTGTTTCCTCCTTTATACTAGATCATGCTGTGAATATCTCACGAGGAGGGTATGAGCGAGCCTATGAGACCGCCGGCGAAATACAAGCCTGCCGAGACAAAATCGGTAACATGTTTGGGGCTAGAGATAGTAGGAATTGTACTTTTACTCTGAACGTTACCCATGCATTGAACACCTTGATATTCGGGTTATTCACTCCTGACGACCATGTATTGGTCAGTGGAATGGAACACAACGCTGTTATGCGTCCATTGACACAACGGGGAATACCTTATTCCATTATTCCCTGTTCTCCAGAAGGATTCCTCCTTCCAGAACAGATGCAAGCACTTGTTCGACCGAATACAAAAGCCATCATCATGACTTCCGCTTCGAATGTGAGTGGAGCAATCCAGCCGGTCAGAGAGGTTGCCTCCCTTGCAAAAGCATCAGGTCTTCTTGTGATCATTGACGCAGCTCAGTTGCCACTATCTCTAAATTTATCCCTCGAGAATGACAATCTTGATGCAATTGCCTTCACTGGTCACAAAAGCCTTCTGGGACCACAGGGAGTGGGAGGACTGGTTTTATCAGAACAATTGGCTCATCGGATGACTCCTTGGGCTACTGGGGGAACAGGAAGCAAGAGTGATCTCCTGGATATGCCGGATTTCCTTCCTGACAAATTTGAGGCAGGTACGCAGAATCTCCCTGGTATCATAGGCCTTTCAGCTGCCTTGGATTACATCAAGGAACACAGAATATCCATTGTTGAGCATGAAATGAAACTTTCAGAAAAGTTGCTCAAAGGATTTCAAGTAGATGAACGAATCAAGGTGATAGGTCCAAAAAATCTGCATAACCGCACCAGTGTTATCAGTGTAGACTTTCCCGGTCTCGACAATGCACAGGTGGCAGACGAACTGTTTCTCAATGCCGGGATTGAAACAAGGGTTGGATTGCATTGTGCTCCGATTGCCCATCGGACCTTAGGTACATTCCCGGAGGGTACGGTACGATTCAGCCTTGGTTATGCAACAACGGAAGAGGAGATAGACAGGACACTTGAAGCCTGTAAAAAGGTTTTGGACTCAATGTATAGACGATAAGTACAACGAGTCACATAGTAAATACATTGCAATAAGCAAGGACAATACAATGGAAGAAGTAAGACTCACTCAATTGGTTAAAACAAGCGGTTGCGCTGCAAAGATTCCCCCGGGGATATTGCATGAAGTACTGGATAGCCTACCGGTAATGCACAGTCCCGATCTGGTGGGAGGATATGAAGGCAGCGATGATGCGTTTGTGTATAAGTTGCCTTCCCAAGCGGGTATGGTAATGTTACAGACCGTAGATTTTTTTCCTCCCATGGTGGACAATCCATATCTTTTCGGGCAAGTTGCTGCTGCAAATGCGCTTAGTGATATCTATGCAATGGGAGGGGAGCCCAATACCGCATTAAATCTGGTATGCTTTCCCTCATGTCTCGATATCTCGGTGTTGCGTGAGATCCTCCTCGGAGGGCAGTCAAAGGTTGAAGAAGCAGGTGCCATCATTGCCGGAGGACACACCATCAGCGATCCTACGCCGAAGTATGGCTTATGTGTCACAGGCTTCGCTCATGAGAACAAGGTTTGGGCAAATAATGGAGCGGCAGAAGGGGATTTGCTGATACTTACCAAACCCTTGGGTGTTGGAATTATCAATACTGCGGTCAAGGCGGGACTCGCAAGTGAGCTTGCTGGTAAGAAAGCCATTGAGAGCATGACAAAACTGAACAAATATGCCCGTGATGAAGCGATGGATTTTTCGGTTCATGCAGCAACCGATATCACAGGATTTTCCCTGATTGGGCATGCTGCAGAAATGGCTGTTGCCTCGAAGAAGAGCATTACCTTGCATGCTGAAAAGATTCCAGTATTTACGGAAGCACTTGAGTATGCCCAGATGGGGTTGAATCCAGAAGGGATGTACAACAATAGGGAATATCTTGAAGCGAAGGTTTCTCATCAGGGAAGTATCGCCCAAGAACTGATGGATGTGCTCTATGATCCCCAGACCTCGGGAGGATTGTTACTCAGTATGAGGGAAAGTGATGCAATTGCTTACAGTAAAAACACAGGTTATCCCATAATTGGTGTTGTAGGGCCGGAGAGGGAAACCCCAATCAACATCCAAAATTGAATAGTAGAAAGGAGACTGCAAGGATGTGTTGCCTCATGTAGTCTCCTTCTCTAATGTGGCTTGAAATTCCAGGAACTGAAGGCTCTTTTCCCATAGCTCCTCAGCCATCTCGCGGTCGAGAGCGTGGGGAGCAGGAATTTCTTCAGTAGTGAAGTTGAAGAACCTTCCTGTAATTCCCTCCAATTCAGCGGAGACACCCAGGTAGTACAACGCCAAGGCTGAGAGCTGTGGTGTTCTGGCTGAAGGATTAATCAGGTGGTGCTTAAACCATTTATAGAGCTTCCCGTTATTCTCGCCCATATTGGTCCTTACATCACCAGGGTGCATCGCATTGATCGTAACTGCACTATTCTTGAATTGTTCGGTAAACGGGAAAAGAGAGAGCAGTTGTGCCGTTTTTGCAGAACCGTAACTCTTCAATCCACTATAGTGGTGCTTTTCCCAATCAAGATCATCCAGATGCAAGCCAGAGAGTGCAAACCTGTGCCCCTCAGAATTGACATACAAAATCCTTGCACTTTCCTGTTGTTTGAGTTTTTCCATCAGCCGGTAGGTTATGATGAAGGAAGCGAGATAATTGACCTGGAAGACCTCCTCCAAGCCATCAGCAGTAAACTGCTTTTTGGTATTGTATACCCCGGCATTATGAATGAGCACAGCGATGTCTTGTTCTAGACCTGCCAGCATGGTAGCGGTGGCACGTATCTGCTCAAGATGTGAGAAGTCTGCGATAAAGTAGTTACAAGGTACCTTGAACTCATGCTCTATTGCTTGTTTCAGCTGTTCTGACTTCACCTTGTTCCGGTTGATTACCAGAAGGGAGGCACCATGGGAAGCGAAAAGCCTGGCTGTCTCGTATCCGATGCCTGAGGTAGCTCCCGTGATGACAACTAAGTTTCCGGCAAAGTCTTTCTCTTCGCTTTTGGGAGTTGCCTTGTTGTTCTTGAGCATGGCTGCAATATGTGACCATTCATACTCTTTCAGATATGGATTCATGACTACCTCTTGTGTTATCCAAATTTCTTATGCATAAACTTGCGATAAGCCTTGCCGAAATGGGGGATGTTGTCAAAGATATCTCCCCACAGGTCGTAATAATCGCGTTGTTCTATGATTTTCCCCTGTTCGTTCAAGGTGACCCTGCTTGCACCATATACCGATGAATTGGGGTATTTCTTGAAACTCAGCGTCATTTCCCACTCAAGAAACATGACATTACCGTTCTGGGCAATATTCTTGATATCCATCTTTAGGTCGCTGGACCTGGCGATCAAGCGTTCGGTCATTGCAGTGAAATCTGCGATGCCATGGATTTTCTGGACACTGTCCCAAAAGAAAATTTGCTCATCATAGTAAGGTAATATGTGGGACCAGTCGGGCTTTCCCTCTGTGTTGTAGATATTGGTCCATAACTCTCTCAGTTGTTCTTTGCTCTGTATAGAAAATTCCATTATATCCATTCCATAAAATATATTCTAATGAGAAAGTTATAGCATGATTTTTGTTATCATATGGCAAAATATTCATAAAAGAATAAGAAAATGGTAACAGTATTTTAGCAATTGAATGTATTGTAAAGGCTAAACCATGAAAAACATCGATTACTTTTTCCAACAGCTGCTCAGA is from uncultured Sphaerochaeta sp. and encodes:
- a CDS encoding LacI family DNA-binding transcriptional regulator, giving the protein MASPTIKDVAKAASVSIATVSRVLNHGDSVNIHTQKKVLDAMETLGYNRNEVARSLKFRHTKTIGIIAPELSNIFFMEVVEAMERCLAPHGYSLIITSSNDSVEEEKRKLQIFIERNVDGIVVMPAGADGRHFQTTALSRIPLVMVDRCIEGLKVDFVETDSRYGVRQMIKALKHEGYKRIGYIGGDLSIHTAHERLYGYLEAMKEQGLTVENRFVYHQDAMTQASGRYLIRQALREVDYPEAFFIANDSLHLGATIQALEMLSPHQLEQLVFASFDYLSYAPLLKLCHYAVAQPCEKIGREVSTLLLKRLGGSWEDFPEHVKLRPEIKVIRANGGIPYPMTDRESESLSY
- a CDS encoding ABC transporter substrate-binding protein yields the protein MKKTLVVLMVLVLLTSTVLFAEGVKEQKPYIAVVSKGEQHDFWQQVKLGANAAAADYGVDITFEGPPSESDVQIQVEMLNNAMAKNPVAIALAALNTSSVLDQLQQTKSQGIPVIGFDSGVPEAPAGSIWANASTNNYAAAGMAAQKMFEVIKGKIEAASIAKPVKIVVMNQDASGESLLSRGKGFRDTMIKLIDENTSLGKSDIAVIGNTAYIAADSPTKGRKVFIEMIVPASAAMTDATNAAQAMLNKVASDNVLGIFCSNEATVKGLLAATNDGATLKSNSAFKDVVVIGYDAGAAQKNAVRQQYFLGSITQDPYQIGYKAVELAYKAYKGEPVADVDTGAKFYNYQNMDDADIKGLIYD
- a CDS encoding ABC transporter permease; the protein is MKTKDMLELKKKKGLNLQKLLAPLALVIIYAFFALFGRNFFSYTTLVNILDSSYYIGFLAIGVTFVIITGGIDLSCGTVMMAATIIGGTAYKTWGWPMWISLILIIVVATSFGLFNGIMVSRLKLPPFIATLGTMMISLGTGSIVSNVRSATFPARGAEDSWFKGIFKFIAEDNTSYPTGAIVLFGTAFIAYIILTRTKMGRYIFAVGSNKEAARLSGIDVAKWEMMAYVISGFLAGIGGIAFAAVYTTVMPAQGQGFELYAIAGTVIGGTSLSGGAGSVFGTMIGVYIMSVLRAGLPSMDLQSQYQTFFTGVVVLGAVMLDIYRTKKSSEVRILSESDRYKEEMQLKMSQLKAELSSADPAAKTEGEKKLTELRLEMRARYRALRREEKAQRAELRKKEKEFVKR
- a CDS encoding sugar ABC transporter ATP-binding protein — encoded protein: MSNVILSMKAIDKRFAGVHALKGVDFDLYEGEIHAIVGENGAGKSTLMKALTGIFPKDSGEIHYMGKLFNPQGPKEALDAGIAIVHQELNMMEHLTVAQNLYIGREATKHGGLFLDEKAQNKRARELFAHLNMSIDPEEKVRDLTVGKQQMVEIAKAVSHNLKILIFDEPTAALTDREIKDLFTIMKDLAKKGVGMIYISHRLDEIGIITDRVTVLRDGEYVGTKLTKELSKDEMINMMVGRVIYEQPKAKSNVPDNAPVVLKVDNLKAGKLVKNISFELHKGEILGFSGLMGAGRTETMRALFGADKASGSIYINGKKTLIESPEDAVLNGIGYLSEDRKRFGLAIKLSVESNAIMASYEDLCPNLFLPRSKLHQIAAENVEKLNVKTPSLDQLVQNLSGGNQQKVVIAKWLIKNCSILIFDEPTRGIDVGAKSEIYHLMNELVKEGKSIIMISSELNEILRMSDRIAVMCEGKLTGFLPIEEATQEKIMELATQHG
- a CDS encoding DUF3343 domain-containing protein, whose translation is MQICKGYEIPSKYYRDRLWLDVGIAEAMNQFIATFFSQYGAVQFLKHARIHKIPCRLAPVPRVLSSSCGTCAHYSYSEWDPGFLMKDLESIYKVSGSRYDLIYGNEEDY
- a CDS encoding sulfurtransferase TusA family protein; protein product: MEIDARGLSCPQPVIETKKAVDAKIMHMKILVDNIAAKENVCRFAKVMKYQVSITETDYGWMLELQKQ
- the yedE gene encoding YedE family putative selenium transporter, with translation MNISKEKKSLMIAGTITGVISVVLVLLGNPANMGFCIACFYRDIAGAVSLHSASVVQYARPEIIGLLLGSMLISVVRKEFKPRGGSSPVFRFVISFFVMIGALVFLGCPFRMVLRLAGGDLNALIALFGFIAGIIAGSVLLNRGFTLGISYKQSTIEGGTISGMFLALLFILLFIPSLLKFSTSGPGSLHAPILFSLIGGLAVGALAQRNRFCMAGGIRDVFLFRDFTLLTGLVMVFVAALIMNLVTGNFMLGFEGQSVAHTNWLWNFLGMALVGYGSVLLGGCPLRQTILAGEGNSDSAMSVLGMLAGAAFSHNFSLASSPKGPTIGGQVATIMGFVVITIIALTIIYKKNKKEAAHGN
- a CDS encoding aminotransferase class V-fold PLP-dependent enzyme produces the protein MQTIYLDNGATSWPKAPNVAQAVSSFILDHAVNISRGGYERAYETAGEIQACRDKIGNMFGARDSRNCTFTLNVTHALNTLIFGLFTPDDHVLVSGMEHNAVMRPLTQRGIPYSIIPCSPEGFLLPEQMQALVRPNTKAIIMTSASNVSGAIQPVREVASLAKASGLLVIIDAAQLPLSLNLSLENDNLDAIAFTGHKSLLGPQGVGGLVLSEQLAHRMTPWATGGTGSKSDLLDMPDFLPDKFEAGTQNLPGIIGLSAALDYIKEHRISIVEHEMKLSEKLLKGFQVDERIKVIGPKNLHNRTSVISVDFPGLDNAQVADELFLNAGIETRVGLHCAPIAHRTLGTFPEGTVRFSLGYATTEEEIDRTLEACKKVLDSMYRR
- the selD gene encoding selenide, water dikinase SelD; this encodes MEEVRLTQLVKTSGCAAKIPPGILHEVLDSLPVMHSPDLVGGYEGSDDAFVYKLPSQAGMVMLQTVDFFPPMVDNPYLFGQVAAANALSDIYAMGGEPNTALNLVCFPSCLDISVLREILLGGQSKVEEAGAIIAGGHTISDPTPKYGLCVTGFAHENKVWANNGAAEGDLLILTKPLGVGIINTAVKAGLASELAGKKAIESMTKLNKYARDEAMDFSVHAATDITGFSLIGHAAEMAVASKKSITLHAEKIPVFTEALEYAQMGLNPEGMYNNREYLEAKVSHQGSIAQELMDVLYDPQTSGGLLLSMRESDAIAYSKNTGYPIIGVVGPERETPINIQN
- a CDS encoding SDR family NAD(P)-dependent oxidoreductase; the protein is MNPYLKEYEWSHIAAMLKNNKATPKSEEKDFAGNLVVITGATSGIGYETARLFASHGASLLVINRNKVKSEQLKQAIEHEFKVPCNYFIADFSHLEQIRATATMLAGLEQDIAVLIHNAGVYNTKKQFTADGLEEVFQVNYLASFIITYRLMEKLKQQESARILYVNSEGHRFALSGLHLDDLDWEKHHYSGLKSYGSAKTAQLLSLFPFTEQFKNSAVTINAMHPGDVRTNMGENNGKLYKWFKHHLINPSARTPQLSALALYYLGVSAELEGITGRFFNFTTEEIPAPHALDREMAEELWEKSLQFLEFQATLEKETT
- a CDS encoding nuclear transport factor 2 family protein gives rise to the protein MDIMEFSIQSKEQLRELWTNIYNTEGKPDWSHILPYYDEQIFFWDSVQKIHGIADFTAMTERLIARSSDLKMDIKNIAQNGNVMFLEWEMTLSFKKYPNSSVYGASRVTLNEQGKIIEQRDYYDLWGDIFDNIPHFGKAYRKFMHKKFG